The Sylvia atricapilla isolate bSylAtr1 chromosome 9, bSylAtr1.pri, whole genome shotgun sequence genomic sequence AAGTGTTCCTCAACTTAAGTTTCTATACAAAATTCTCATTGAGGCAAAGAACAAGGAATGCAATTAATACCAAACTGTAAACACATCATTCATGTTACTCTGAGTGCACATCAACAACAGAAGAGTTCTCCTCATAGACTTTGGCAACAAGACTACAATAGGTCACAGCAGCATGAGTTCAACATGGAAGACTGGAAGCACTGCAAAAGAATATACTAAAAACACCAAGACCTCCtagaaaccagaaaaatcagTGACAGGTGCCTCTCCTCTTGATAAGACACTCTCCTGCTCAACTGCTGCTCTCTCCAAGcctcattattattattacttgtTTTGACAGTTCTGTAGTCTCAGGTCTCTGTGCTTTAGCTGCATAGTTGCCTTTGTTTGCACTCTAACCATTGTAGGTCCAAAGGGTTACAGTTCTGTCTGCAGAAGATGACAAGAAGGAAAGATCTTGCGTGTGCCACCTGCACTGAATAACTTTGTCCTTGTGCTCCCCTACCACCATCAGAGGAAGCTGCTTTGTCAGGTCCCCTGTGGAGAGAACACAAACCGTTACTCATTTCATGAATCCATGTCCAGCCCTCGGGTGGTGGGTCTCTTTTTAACCAGTTTGCTTACGCAAAGCTTACATCTGtatttcacttttctctctctctctcacacacagagCATAACAAAAGGCCCCAGTGTTTCCATTTTTAGGCATTACTGGACACGGTACAACTTAAAAATGCAGATCTCCACCGTTTTTACACAAGGTGATTAAAACTCAACGGTCCAAGAAAATCAAGTCAATTAGATACACCCAAAATCTTCCCTATCCCTAACTCATCCCAATAAAAATGAGAACTACTATACTTTTTTAGAGTTTTTTAAGGGTCAATTTTATGAATTCTGTCTGAAAGCAATGACTATCTCACCAGGCAAGAGCGTTAATCAGTGGTTTTACTGTAACGAGCCCCTCGCCCTAAAACAAGGCGCAGCTCACAGCCTACACTTCCAGCCCATTTCCACCCGACACAATCACATACACACACGTCCAACCTTCACAGTAACCCGCTGATGGCTGAGCCAAGTTCCCAGCTGCAGCGCTGACCCCCCGGCGAAGCAGCCAGTGTTACCTTGCAGGTCGGTGACCTTGATCTTCATGTCGTAGGAGCCGGTGAGCAGGTAGTGCGCACCCGGGGAGAAGCGCACGGAGCGCACGTCGCTGCCGTGCGGGTGGTAGCTCTGCACCATGCGGCCCCCGCGGATGTCGTACAGCATGCAGCTCGAGTCCTCCTGCCCCGTGGCCAGCAGCCTGCCGCTGGGATCCACCGCCACCGAGGCCACGGCGCTCCCTGCAGggccacacacagccccacgGCACAGTTAGCCAGCTTCGGGGTTTTGGCACACAAGAGCGTGCATTGTAAAAGAACACTGAAAGCTGGCCTCGGATTTAATGCGAGCATGCCCAGcttagagtaaaaaaaatctttatgttTCAGCACTAAAAACTCTGAAGTCGTAAGTCACACGCGAATCATAGCAAAGACACCATTAAAGCTGCATGAGAAAGTATCTGTTGTTCCATCATAGGAAAGAAAGTCACTCTCAGGGAATAACGTGGAATACTGCACGGAATTCACCCTGGCCCTAAAGTTTCAAGGACTTCAGTTAGGTTGCTGCCTTTGAATGGACTTAAAAGTGTCTATTTGAAAAATCCTAATGCAAAAGCACTACCCATCttccaaaaggaaatattaCTTTAggaacaaaccaaccaaccccacAGGTATAGATATCCTCACAGGTTCTTCCTTTAAGCCAAGCCACCCTTCTGTGCCACAACCTCCCCTTACATCCACTCTACACAACCTGAAGCTCTTCACAGTCTATTTTCATGCCAGGATGATTAGAAGCATGATAGCAAGTCTTGCCTGTTCCATGAAATGTTGTTCCCACGACACGAACACAGCTTGGCACTCTCAAATCCCAAAATCTTACGGTCTTGTCTTGGGATCCAGATGCAATCATCCAGCCACTCCACGTATAAAGTGCTAAAATATGTCCTGTGAACAAGAAGACTTCTTAATTTGATTAAGCATCATTAACCCAACACTGAAGTATTACAGGTGGGATTCTTTTTTGCATTCAGAGACTTAACCCTGCATGTTGTGTGATCCAAGGCACAAGTCTATGCAAATATCCAGCTTTGTCTTCTCTGGAATGATGTGTGCACTGTCTCCATTAGAATAACACATTTAACTACACGACTCACCTCCCTTCAAAATACCTCAGGTGCAattgggagagggaaaaaaaatcttgctcagaagaaaaatacaatgaTTTTCAACCAAACCAACAACTTTATTAGACTATAACAGAGACTCAAAGTGTGACAGAAGCCACACTGTACCTACCAGTGTGACCACTTAGGGCATGTAGGCCTTGTCCACGCTGACAATCTGTTGTGTAGATATTACagtcccctgctccagcacttaTTAAAATAGCACCACCACTTTCTGGGCCTTCCATAAAAGCAAGGTCTCTGATTGTGCCATCGTGCATGCTGAATTCCAAATCTGgtcctaaaataatttaaaaattaaagaacaaaataaggCATACTTTGTCTGTTAGTGCTGTGCTCTTTAAAGTGGTTACAGAGAGAATACAGAGTATTTTAGGCAAGGGTGAAGATGCCACCAAGTGCAAGCATGGCTgtgcactgcagcacagaacacGCTACTTCAGTAACTACAGTTCAAATAAAATCTCTAAGAATCTTGGGTTTGAGTGTTGCTTCAGCTTCCTACTTCCTAAAGCTTTGCAAAATGTACACAGACCATCACCACTGCCAACTGCAGTCAAGGCTTCTTACAGagtatgtttatttttgtgtacTCTGGTGAACTCAAAAGGTTCTCTTTGCCAGGAGGAAAAGATCATTGAGAGCATTGAACTACAAAGGACAAGGCAGCCTAagttcaaaacagaaaagataagAGCCACATTCAACATATTGATTTGGAGGGGTGGGCGTGGAAGGCAGTATGTGCTGGGACAGAAACCTTTTTAAGATGGGTGAGAATAGAGGACTAGGCAAGAGAAAAGGGAACTAGGAGTAAAACAAATCCTTACTGACAACCAAGCTCTAGAAGTGGCTAAGAACACCTTTTGGTTGTTTTACTGTACATGGGGAGGAACTTGCCAGGAGGTGGAACAATATCAGAGCCGTGcaaaaggaaaccaaaacacAGTCACCCAACCCAAACGAAATCCTAAAGGTAATTTTAAACCTCTCAGTGGTTCTTTGCTGGATAGAGACCACAGTgatgtaaaagggaaaaaaagactgaattaaaatattggaataaaaataacaaaacattaATGTAAACTGAATGGTTTTGACAAATACTGGACAGTAACTGCAAATAAATTCTTTGAACTAAATACACACACAGTACCTGTTGCATTACAAGTTTCTGCATTAAAAGGCAGCACTTTCACATATTTATCATTAGAACCAGTAGCTAACAGCTGTCCACAGGGACTCCAGGCTACACAGTAGATTGATCCTTTATGATGCTTATTCCTCTTGAAGCGAACTACAGGTTGTTTAGGAGTACTGTAAGCactggtaaaagaaaaaagaaacaaacatagttttatttttaaggaaaacaaagtattCTAAAATAAGGATACTATTCTTCTGTTACTTTGGGTAACATGAAATTTATATGACTACTTGCACTGAAACACGTGTGATGAAAGACAAAAGGATCCTCTCATTTTCTTGATTTTCCCTCATCTTTCCATTCTATCTGTGACTGAACATGCAAAACGAACTTACCCAGTCCCTTCATCTGCAAAGGgctgatacagaaaaaaatataataattacCAGCTATAGGACAACAAAACATTATCCCCAGAGTCCAGAACTGGTGTGAGCTCTCTCTACATCCTTCATACATCAACACCTTACTTCTGTGGCCACTTTTGAATATGCACAATTTCAATTAAGCAACAGTAGGCCAAGCCAATGCAAGAAAACCAGATTTACCACTCTGTGCTAATGAAAGAATCCAGACAGCATCTAAATACACCATAGATTATTATTTGTAAAACCATATCAGCTTCACAcactgctgaaataaaagcagcagtcCCAGTAATTTACATTTCCTTGATTGCCATCAATTACCTTTCTACaatgttctttttctgctctCACAGCGGGAATCCTGTACTTAGAATAAAGTACTGCAGTACCCATCTCCATATCACTCtagtaacagcaacaaaaattcAACTAATTTAATTAGTACTGAAAAAATTCATAAGACTTATTATAAATACTTGAACAgaagaggcagagagaaaagacagaagacaaTCATCGAAGCCTGATGAAAAACTTAGGAGATTAATATCacttttagattttttaaaagaatactAGATTTTCAGGcagctaattttattttgttgccaGAGAGGAAATCCATTACAGATTAGCCTAAGTCAGGATCATTCAACACACTACGGAGCTTCCTAAATGGCCTAATGCCTTATCTCACACTCTGAGTTTGGATTCACCACACCTGAAGAGCTGAGGATCACTGACTCTCTCAGGACATGGGAGCACATACCCACATGTTGCCATACGTGGAAGCACTGTGATTATTTTAACAACATTTGCAGAACTGTAACGTGTCTATCTGTCAGTGTTTAATCTTAAAGGTGTGCAACCCCCTCCACTACTATTATACCTttagacaaaggaaaaaaaccaacaccaggCCAATCTGGCTTGAATAATTCATCAGTTTGAAggacaagtaaaaaaaaatgtttaataggCCCAACGGAGCTTCAGAATAAAGAACAGTTATTCTACATCACCATAGCTCTTTGAAAAGCACATAATTCTGAACGCATGTCTAGACTCATGTTGTTACAGGGATTAGAATATCTTTAAGATAATGTAATCTCTCTGCTGACTTGTAAATCCCAGGATGATGTATTTTAGGCAAGCTGCAAGCACAGTTAAAATCAACAGCAAATGGAAGAAACACAAGTTCAGAATTACGGGAACCTCAGTATTCCTTCCATGTCCAGATGCACTGTGTCTCTTGTCACATCAGGTTGTGCACTGCAAGTACAACtaaggctgcagagctgctgaaaccTTTCCcagtgagcagagcaggcagctgtgcaggagccaACGTGTTTTGCACTGCTCACCAGCCAAGAGGCAGTTTGGGCTTCAAGCCCAGTAAGCTGCCTTGCATTAGGTAACAGAAATCAATTCCGTTTTTTATTGTGTCATACATTGcccataaatattttcaaactaaACTTCAAAGGCTACCTTACTGATGATatttaaggaggaaaagaaaagtcaGATTACTTTTTGAGCACTTTGGAAGCCTGAACATCAGTCCTAAAGTGGGAAGATGTCCCAGATAAAATCACTGTGCACATTTGTAGCTCCCTATAAAATTGTGCAGTTTTAGATGTTTGCACTTCTCCCCTcctcaaagaaaataatttaagcgGAGCAGAATTAAGGAGATTGTTACTGATGTggcaatatttattttcaggtaTATTTTCCCCatcctattaaaaaaatgggtggaaagaaaactgaaaaatacatgtGCACAGTAAAGCACAAATGGTGCTTTTTCTGTCAAGGAACCAATACACCTAGAAAACAATGTTTAGAGCAAAAACAGGTCAACAGATGTGTTTTGCCAAGTTTTGCTGTAGGAGTCAAGATGATAAAACTTTTATCTACTGTTACGTCTGTCCTCCTGCCAGAAACTGAATCCTGTGAAGTCCAGCTGGTGGAACTGACACGTGCTTTCTCCCACTGTTATAGCTGGAATATCAACACCACTGGCCAAGCAGTGAACTCAAAGGAGCCCAACTGCTGAGACAAAAAATAACCCTTTTATAAGGGAAAGTGTGGTCTTGTGGCAATACATCTTGAAAGTAATAAAGAGAGCTTAGAAGTGGCCCACAAATATACAAATACTTCAGCACATCaccttattttttgtttggcaGTTCAGGATTACAAGGAGAGCATTCCTGTATTTATGACAATAAAGGTATGAAATGTGCAGGTATCAGTAGCTACAGGAGAAAGAAGTACtataacacagaaaaataagttattaTATTAGCTTTCTTACCTTGGGTCAATTACTTCTGGATAGGCACAAACTCTCAAAGTTTTAGAGTTGGAACCAACAGCATATAAACTCCCACTGGGATGAAAGGCTACAGCTCTGACAGCTTGTGTGTCTTCTAGAGTATTAATGCAAATAAACTGCTTTTTGGATTTGTCATCCTGTGTGGAAGGAGAACAGTAAAATTAGATTCTTCTCTGTAAAACTGGACATTTCAAAATAGCTGTGACTGCTTTGTGGAATAATGTAAAGCTACTGTAGCTAAGTATTCACAAGtagcagcacagcagcttggATCAAAGGACAGTTTTGTAAACGATGTCTACTCCAAGTCCAAGAATGCTCCTGAAGCTCTTTTCTTCAATTGACTTTAACAGATAACATTGATTAGCATTTCTTATTCTCCCTCCAGACTTCCACCTGCTTTTGTTCTAAACAACCCACTTCAGATGGGCAATGCTacagtttatttctgtgtaaaaaCATTTGATCTGTTGGAAACTCGCAAGGGGAACAAAGCTGCCTTTTTACTGAAAACAGCCCAAGTAGAACAGTTGCTAAACTAAAGATAATATTAAACACAGGATCAGATTTTCAACCTGTATGTAACacaatgttttcattaaattatgCTAAGCTTTATTACATCATCCTCCTTGTGACTCCCTGACCACCTTTCTAAgattatgatttttatttatgcaaaaaCTCTGGTAGTGCTTATTGCAGTTATTTCCCTATTAACTATTCCCCTGGTTTTTCAGGCCATACTGACTGGAGTCCAACACTCCACATTTTAACCTGGGAAATACAAAACAATGGCTGTAAAAGACATCCCACTGGAACAGCTGTTGTGCAAGGACAAGCTGAAAGAGCTGTTTGGCCTTGAGATCAGAAGGGCTTTTCAGGGTGTGCATGTGTACATCTCACCAACGTAGATAAAATATGTGACTGGGGGAGTGAAGAAGATGGAGCAGGACTGTTCTCAGTGGTACCCAGGGAAAGGACCGGAGGCAGCAAacaccaaataaaataaagcaaattccATGTCAACTTTttggttgaaaaaaaaacagttttgaaaacacTGTGAGGGTAGTCAGACATGGGATGAGGCAGCCCACAAAGGAACATCCTCCATCCCCAGAGAGAATCAAACCCAACTGGAGCCAGCCCCAAGCATCCTGTGCTCATTGACCCCCTTCTGAGCAGCGTGTTTGGATTCAGTCTCCAGATGTCCCCTCCCATCTCAATGGCTCTGTGACTGTAGGCACAGCACCAACTAAACTTCACTCTAAATGGATTTAAGGATTAAGCACTGAATATTTTCATAACACACACAGTAAAAGACAAGAAAACTCACCTCATCTCCTCTTGCCCTAGATAAATTCCCCGCAGAGTCTTCTGACTGTGGCTGAGAGACAGCATGTTCTGATGCACTGTATTGATTTGGTGAAGTGTTTAacaacaaaaggcaaaacaagagcagggacagagtTTTTGGTAAGTATTTTTTGGACTAAAGTTACAGCTTCAGTCATTCTCAGAACTAATTTGTGTAAAGTGTTATTACACATGTCTGAATTATTACCATTAAACTATTACTTTTATTAAGGACAGCCTTTTTTGCAGCAGTTCCAAGCATTGAACAAGTGAACTCAAGCTAAAAATATTCATTCCATAACCCATCTGTGTATAGATACAACATATATACACAGAGAGGTGGAATGATTAATGTTTCTTTCAGGTCAGCACTGCCTTTTAGTTAACAGAAATTCAGTTCCCATTCTgccctgcttttcccttcaaCTAGTTTGTATTTCATAAAAAACCTTCCAGAAACTTAGAATAACACAGACAAGAACTATACATATAAGATGGAATAAAAAgtccaaaattaaaaacaagcacaaaataTAAGCTATAACAAAAACCCACTACTCCTCATACATGCagtcaaaaaaccccaactttaCAGTCCctacataaatatttagaaaacacTGATCATGAGCTAAATCCTCCTATTCAACGACAAATTAATTTGATAGCTAACAATAAATACAATCAGCTCTCCCACAGTGCTAGCAGAAGGGTATCTGCAGTCCTGAAAGGTCTCCAGGAACCTACCTTAGATTGCCCTGTACAGGTGACTCTTCAGGAAAGGGTATCTGATTAGCTGCTCCACACTTGCGAGGAGTGCTCGTGTTAAGGTTTGGGCTATCAGTTGTTATCCTCTGGCTGCCATCTGAAGGTGCTGACGTGAAGTTACTTGCTGGATTTGTAGATGCAATCCCTTTGCTCCCATTACATTGCTGGCTAAGTGTTTGTACATCGTTTCCAAGACTGTCCATACCCATATTTAATTCTCCTAGTTTCTGGATCGATCTAATAACAAATgccaagttaaaaaaacccaacccacgAAACCAGGTCCTTATGAAAACATACAGAGGGATATGGGTGGGTAGAAGAATGAAACTCCCCCAACCTGTTAAGAAACTGCTCAGTGAGGTTCTGTTGCTGGTCAGCTCCATCTTCTTGATTGACTCCTCCTTCTAACAACATCTGCTGATACAACTGTcgctgctgctccttctgctcgAGGTGCTGCTGGTAACGTAGTCTCTGCCTGTAGTATTCCTGAAACTGCTCCGTGGAATCACGAAGCTGAAGGGAAATGAGAACCACGTATGGAATTAAAATAGTTAATTGTGATagttaacaaaaatatttactttctgGTTCGGTATTTCAACAGAGTCATCAAAAATGCAGGAGATGCATCTCTGAGGAGTGATGATTTCAATCTTTCTAAAAACCAGACACAATTTACATACTAAAAAGAGAAAGCATTGCCAGCCTACACTACTCACTGTTGAAGCAATCCTGCCATCATTCTGAAGGAGACTGCTCTTTCCTACAAAACTTCCACAGTATCACTTAAGATCAAAACAAAAAGGTGATTGAAAATGTAAACCAGAAAACCACGTAAGTCATAGTTTCATTgcaaattcagtattttctgccATGCTGACAACCTCCCTGCCATCAGTCTGCAGACCCAGTTTACCACCAGTGGTCTATCCAAGTGTTACATTTTACTTTGGAAATTGGTGCCCTGTTTTAACTCTAAAATTCATCATTTTCTGAACCAAGCAAACACTTGAACTTCCTTTCTCatagttttttcttcctttagctTCCCAGCTGCCCAGGACTTGCTGCTATCTGCATTCCCAAACctcccttttctttcacttttctgctgacagctgagagcaagataaaaatgaacaaatagaAGACCAAAAGCACTTTAGTCCAAGGCCAAATTATCCACACTGAACTGCCATacatttcctgaagaaaaaaaaccaaactgcatATTTaccaaatagaaaaaaaacccagaaaaatattaatggagaaaaaaaaatagttaaaaaaacattgtgtggattttttgtttgtttcctggaGTGACAGCTTTGTCATCTATGATTTAAAGTTGTATAAGGAGATCCTCATAACTTTGCATTAGTTCAGACAATTCTGTCTTTAACGGCCCTTGCATTTCTTCTATTAACAATTATTAACAATATTTGCATTATGATGTTTTTGTTCTCTgacacagtaattttttttaatttataatggATTTCCTAGTGCTGTGGCATTTGCAAAATATTCACCACCTCAGGTTTCCCACGGTGAACACTTGCAATTCAGAAACTCCAAAGTTACTGACAGAAGttgaaagcatttattttctgtacttgAAATTCACGAAATATTCCCCACTTCCTGGGTTACCATCCTAAAAAACAAGTATATTCTCATCTATACTTCTTTCCACGACTGATATTTGTTTGTTACAATTTTATTCaaccttttgattttttttgtattctgtgCCACTATTTCCCAACCAACATGCAAACCTAAAATATGCTGCCCAGAAGATCTATTCTATACAATCAGCCTCTACAGGAACACATCAAAACCaaagctctgaaaaaaaccttaatttcCTACTCCTACAGGTATACATGTGTACCACTATGATGtgggaaataaaacaagataaaattGTCCCAGGTACTATGTTCTTTTCCACTTGTGTGTAACAGCCTGGCCAACATCTTCACCACAGCACCTCCTGGCCTCATTCTCTCCTACAAATTCTGcatctgtttgatttttttttcccttcttgaagcctgtgctgctctgtacCCAGCTAagctcttccttcctttccaacAGGCATACAAAACACcactgcagcagaaaagcaaCTCAAAGTCCTTGAGGGGAGTGAAGTCCTCAAATGTGGAGGACTTTCTTAATCTTACAGTAGACCCCACTGCCTCACTCAAGTATCCAGAGCCTCCAAGAACACAGCCCTGCCAAAGCTAGGCTGGTTTTCAATGCTAACAGATGCCATAAGGCAAGACAAAGTTTATCTAAGAAAATCAAGCCCGAGTCTgcaaacagaacagacagcacACTCTATGCTCATTTTCACTACCAAATTTAGAGACTGGTATTTCCACAACTGTGGAAAAAAGTAGGATAGGTAACTGTTTTCATTGTTTCCTTCTGAGCTGTTATTTCATTTATCCCATATTGctgttaaagaaagaaaaaaagagaaaaagatagTCAAGGCACCACCCTTCAAAGATGAATCCAAAAAAGGTTATGCTGTTGGATTCTGAATAGCAAAGACACATTTACAATGGAATTGGccaattttaatttctctatgTTCGAGACAAGAACTGATGTAACACTGACCTATGAAACCAAATGTTAACACCAAAAGTTACGATCTACATGCTAGATTTCTCACTAGAACATGAAGAGGATGCTTAAGCACTGTTTAATCTAACATtgttggctcttttttttttttccttttgaagatATACACAACAAACGAGCTGGACTGCTGATGTGGCAAGGCACTCTAATCAGCTGCATTACAAACCCAAATGACAGCGGGGCTTTATACAATGGGGGGACAAAAAAAGTAGTAGCTTCTTTTACAAGATGCAATATGGCATTTTTACTATAGTAAAAACAAGATTCAAAGCAACCCATCGTCATGCATGAAATTCTCCACACAAAGGCAAATCATTATGAAGTGATCAGAGCCCAGCTCAAAGGGcctcattatttttaaacaaacaagcactacctcatttttctcttgtttggCTGGTCCCTGACTCTGTGGCTCATttcctggagctgagctctggcaCGAGGTCTCACTGCCAATGGGATGCTGGGGCTCCACAGGAGTATCACTTCTCGCAGCAACATGGAAAAGAAGAGATGCTTAACTGAGAATAATTAAGAGCAGAAAATCAAGTGGAGAAATAGAACATCCTAGAGTAAGATCTGGCAACAAAAGCATGCAAACTACTTAAGTCACATCAAACTGAAGATactgtttaggaaaaaaagaaaaaaaagccatttgcaATGTGTTACACTAAAGCAAATAAACTCCCTgacaaacaaaaagcacagtCAGTTTCCAAAAAGCCTTACTACTGTAGCACACCccaatttcattttttcatccCTACATTTGAATTCTACAT encodes the following:
- the WDR47 gene encoding WD repeat-containing protein 47, whose translation is MIEGTSETEALGTECALWALCGQKSGVASGKAREPNAAIMTAEETVNVKEAEIIKLILDFLNSRKLHISMLALEKESGVINGLFSDDMLFLRQLILDGQWDEVLQFIQPLECMEKFDKKRFRYIIMKQKFLEALCVNNAMSAEDEPQHLEFTMREAVQCLHALEEYCPSKEDYSKLCLLLTLPRLTNHAEFKEWNPSTARVHCFEEACVMVAEFIPADRKLSEAGFKASSNRLFQLVMKGLLYECCVEFCQSKATGEEITESEVLLGIDLLCGNGCDDLDLSLLSWLQNLPATVFSCAFEQKMLNIHVDKLLKPTKAAYADLLTPLISKLSPYPSSPMRRPQSADAYMTRSLNPALDGLSCGLTNHDKRVTDLGTKTSPMSHSFANFHYPGVQNLSRSLMLENTECHSIFEESPERDTPVEPQHPIGSETSCQSSAPGNEPQSQGPAKQEKNELRDSTEQFQEYYRQRLRYQQHLEQKEQQRQLYQQMLLEGGVNQEDGADQQQNLTEQFLNRSIQKLGELNMGMDSLGNDVQTLSQQCNGSKGIASTNPASNFTSAPSDGSQRITTDSPNLNTSTPRKCGAANQIPFPEESPVQGNLSASEHAVSQPQSEDSAGNLSRARGDEDDKSKKQFICINTLEDTQAVRAVAFHPSGSLYAVGSNSKTLRVCAYPEVIDPSAYSTPKQPVVRFKRNKHHKGSIYCVAWSPCGQLLATGSNDKYVKVLPFNAETCNATGPDLEFSMHDGTIRDLAFMEGPESGGAILISAGAGDCNIYTTDCQRGQGLHALSGHTGHILALYTWSGWMIASGSQDKTVRFWDLRVPSCVRVVGTTFHGTGSAVASVAVDPSGRLLATGQEDSSCMLYDIRGGRMVQSYHPHGSDVRSVRFSPGAHYLLTGSYDMKIKVTDLQGDLTKQLPLMVVGEHKDKVIQCRWHTQDLSFLSSSADRTVTLWTYNG